One genomic window of Punica granatum isolate Tunisia-2019 chromosome 1, ASM765513v2, whole genome shotgun sequence includes the following:
- the LOC116199320 gene encoding NADH dehydrogenase [ubiquinone] 1 alpha subcomplex subunit 8-B-like: protein MDGLPSAQTDHLHKNVLSFASEPSCATVELASIVDAAGEPIPTSAVLTASSKHIGTRCSSENVAFLKCKKKHPNPEKCLDRGLKVTRCVLGLLKDLHQRCTGEMDAYVGCMYYNTNEFDLCLKEQRAFEKACPL, encoded by the exons ATGGACGGTCTACCGTCCGCCCAGACTGATCATCTCCATAAGAATGTCCTCTCTTTTGCTTCAG AACCGAGCTGTGCAACTGTTGAGCTGGCGAGCATTGTTGACGCGGCCGGGGAGCCGATCCCCACGTCGGCGGTTCTGACGGCCTCGTCGAAGCACATCGGGACGAGGTGCTCGTCGGAGAATGTGGCTTTTCTCAAGTGCAAGAAGAAGCATCCCAACCCAGAGAAGTGCCTCGACAGGGGCCTGAAAGTGACCCGCTGCGTGCTCGGCTT ACTGAAAGATCTGCACCAGAGGTGCACGGGGGAGATGGACGCATATGTGGGCTGCATGTACTACAACACCAATGAGTTCGACTTATGCCTAAAGGAGCAGCGAGCATTCGAGAAAGCTTGTCCACTGTAA